Proteins from a genomic interval of Triplophysa dalaica isolate WHDGS20190420 chromosome 21, ASM1584641v1, whole genome shotgun sequence:
- the LOC130410699 gene encoding interleukin-1 receptor accessory protein-like 1-B isoform X2: MEMETIMIILWITLLTHQKDYDAYVSYTKVDPDQWCQETREEERFALEILPDVLEKHYGYKLFIPDRDLIPTGTYIEDVARCVDQSKRLIIVMTPNYVVRHGCSIFELETRLRNMLVSGEIKVILIECAELRGIMNYQEVEAHKHTIKLLTVIKWPGPKRSKLNSKFWKRLRYEMPFMQPEPKLSHEQILDVSEQGSFGELQTVSAISMATSTAMATAHPDLRSTFHNKYHTHLRQKHYYRSYEYHVPSSGTLPRQSSLGIKHTYCNIPMTLVNSQRAQGKSPHVQQPGVDEPHVNNVMLPLLPRETSNSSVIW; this comes from the exons ATGGAGATGGAAACTATTATGATCATTCTCTGGATCACATTATTGACAC accAGAAAGACTATGATGCATACGTTTCCTACACTAAAGTGGACCCGGACCAGTGGTGTCAGGAAACCAGAGAAGAAGAGCGTTTTGCTTTGGAGATTCTGCCAGATGTTTTGGAAAAGCATTATGGGTATAAACTCTTCATTCCTGACAGAGACTTGATACCGACTGGAA CCTACATCGAAGATGTGGCTCGCTGTGTGGACCAGAGCAAGCGCCTCATCATCGTCATGACACCCAACTACGTAGTGAGACACGGCTGCAGCATCTTTGAGCTGGAGACACGTCTGCGCAACATGCTGGTCAGCGGCGAGATAAAAGTCATTCTGATCGAATGCGCTGAGCTGCGAGGAATCATGAACTACCAGGAGGTGGAGGCTCACAAACATACCATCAAACTTCTGACGGTCATCAAATGGCCGGGACCCAAGAGGAGTAAACTCAACTCCAAGTTCTGGAAGCGGCTGCGTTACGAAATGCCCTTTATGCAGCCGGAACCCAAGCTGTCACACGAACAGATACTGGACGTGAGCGAGCAGGGATCTTTCGGCGAGCTGCAGACCGTTTCTGCCATCTCCATGGCAACATCCACCGCCATGGCGACCGCGCATCCGGATCTGCGCTCCACGTTCCACAACAAGTATCACACGCATCTGCGACAGAAGCATTACTACAGGAGTTACGAATACCACGTGCCGTCCTCCGGCACCCTTCCGCGCCAGTCATCGCTGGGCATCAAGCACACCTACTGCAACATCCCCATGACTCTAGTGAACAGCCAGCGGGCGCAGGGCAAATCGCCCCACGTGCAGCAGCCGGGGGTCGACGAGCCGCACGTGAACAATGTCATGCTGCCGCTGTTGCCACGGGAAACCAGCAATTCCAGCGTCATCTGGTGA
- the LOC130410699 gene encoding interleukin-1 receptor accessory protein-like 1-B isoform X1, whose protein sequence is MEMETIMIILWITLLTHQKDYDAYVSYTKVDPDQWCQETREEERFALEILPDVLEKHYGYKLFIPDRDLIPTGSFRNYYLQDDTRLLRAYIEDVARCVDQSKRLIIVMTPNYVVRHGCSIFELETRLRNMLVSGEIKVILIECAELRGIMNYQEVEAHKHTIKLLTVIKWPGPKRSKLNSKFWKRLRYEMPFMQPEPKLSHEQILDVSEQGSFGELQTVSAISMATSTAMATAHPDLRSTFHNKYHTHLRQKHYYRSYEYHVPSSGTLPRQSSLGIKHTYCNIPMTLVNSQRAQGKSPHVQQPGVDEPHVNNVMLPLLPRETSNSSVIW, encoded by the exons ATGGAGATGGAAACTATTATGATCATTCTCTGGATCACATTATTGACAC accAGAAAGACTATGATGCATACGTTTCCTACACTAAAGTGGACCCGGACCAGTGGTGTCAGGAAACCAGAGAAGAAGAGCGTTTTGCTTTGGAGATTCTGCCAGATGTTTTGGAAAAGCATTATGGGTATAAACTCTTCATTCCTGACAGAGACTTGATACCGACTGGAA gTTTCAGAAATTATTATCTTCAGGATGACACAAGACTCCTTAGAG CCTACATCGAAGATGTGGCTCGCTGTGTGGACCAGAGCAAGCGCCTCATCATCGTCATGACACCCAACTACGTAGTGAGACACGGCTGCAGCATCTTTGAGCTGGAGACACGTCTGCGCAACATGCTGGTCAGCGGCGAGATAAAAGTCATTCTGATCGAATGCGCTGAGCTGCGAGGAATCATGAACTACCAGGAGGTGGAGGCTCACAAACATACCATCAAACTTCTGACGGTCATCAAATGGCCGGGACCCAAGAGGAGTAAACTCAACTCCAAGTTCTGGAAGCGGCTGCGTTACGAAATGCCCTTTATGCAGCCGGAACCCAAGCTGTCACACGAACAGATACTGGACGTGAGCGAGCAGGGATCTTTCGGCGAGCTGCAGACCGTTTCTGCCATCTCCATGGCAACATCCACCGCCATGGCGACCGCGCATCCGGATCTGCGCTCCACGTTCCACAACAAGTATCACACGCATCTGCGACAGAAGCATTACTACAGGAGTTACGAATACCACGTGCCGTCCTCCGGCACCCTTCCGCGCCAGTCATCGCTGGGCATCAAGCACACCTACTGCAACATCCCCATGACTCTAGTGAACAGCCAGCGGGCGCAGGGCAAATCGCCCCACGTGCAGCAGCCGGGGGTCGACGAGCCGCACGTGAACAATGTCATGCTGCCGCTGTTGCCACGGGAAACCAGCAATTCCAGCGTCATCTGGTGA